The genomic DNA CTCCAGGTTTTTGCTTCAACATCCGAAAATGTTGCATTAATCTGTTCAGCAATTTCCGTGGCATATTCCACATCCGTAAGCATCATGGCAATTTCGTGATAAAGTGGTTCATCTTGCAGTAAATCACTCAGGTCTTCATTTCTTACAAAAACTACCATGTTATCGTACTGAGAGGAAGCTGATTTGTAAAAACCTGCAATATTAAAAGCAGCAGAAGTAAGCTCATTATCAGTTCTTTCAAAAGTAAGCACTATTCTGTTGCCGATTTCCATATTATGCTCTTCTGCAAGGCTTTTTCCCAGTAATACAGGAAAATTCATATCAGTATCAAGATATTCTCCCTCTACCAGATTTTCGTGGAAAGTTGTTGTTTTGGGTTCTGTTTCTACATCTATACCCCGTATGCTTACTCCGGAAGTTTTTACCGGAGATTGCAGCATGCCGTCAGTTATGGTTCTTGAAGTAAAAGAAGTGACTTTCGGATTCTCTTTCAGCCATTGTGTAATCTCTGCATGCTGTTCTATATACATCCATGCTGAACCCTCGTCCCTGAAATCCGGATGATGAATTTGGGCATGAGTAATTTCGCTGTCAATCATATAATCCATACGCTGCTGAAGCATGGCGTTCATCAGGCCAACTGTTACAACTCCTGCCCACAGGCCGATGATGATGGCTGCCAGTAAGGCTCCGCTCCTTCCGGGATGCCTCCAGATGTTTCTCCAGGCTATTGTTAAAAGTATTTTCATGTATTTACATTTTTGTTTTTTTGAAAACCCGACTGACGGGTGACCCTTTGTTTTAATGATGCTTTCACATTTAAGACCTTGATGCTTTAATCACATTTAATTTTAAAATTCTATAAATCGGATAAAGGGAAATTAGCATTGCGATAATAAACACTATAATTCCCTGTGAATAAAACTGATCTGCTGCAAAAGACATGGGTATTACCGGTTCCCAACCCATATCCATTACTGTTTCAGCCATTTCTCCGGTTAGTTGAATTGGATTGAGGTGAAAATAATACACCACCAACCAGGCCAATCCGGCTCCAATTAAAACACCTAAAAGACTTATACATAGAACTTCCAGGAATAAAGTAAAGGCGAGCTTTGCTCTTTGCATACCAACTGAAATCAATATTCCAAACTCTTTTATGCGTTCCAGCGTCATGGTTAAAATTGTACCAAAAAAGCCAAAGGCAATGACGATATACAAAATGTATGACATCAGATATGCACCTACCAGATCAAATTCCAGTAATTCTAATAGTTCAGGCATCAATTCCGGCCAGGTAAAAACGACTAACTCTTCATCTTCCAAATTTTCTTTTAAACTTGCAGCTACACTATTGGTATGACGTTCAT from Chitinophagaceae bacterium includes the following:
- a CDS encoding ABC transporter permease, whose amino-acid sequence is MKILLTIAWRNIWRHPGRSGALLAAIIIGLWAGVVTVGLMNAMLQQRMDYMIDSEITHAQIHHPDFRDEGSAWMYIEQHAEITQWLKENPKVTSFTSRTITDGMLQSPVKTSGVSIRGIDVETEPKTTTFHENLVEGEYLDTDMNFPVLLGKSLAEEHNMEIGNRIVLTFERTDNELTSAAFNIAGFYKSASSQYDNMVVFVRNEDLSDLLQDEPLYHEIAMMLTDVEYATEIAEQINATFSDVEAKTWSQISPELGTLAALGGLMLFIVTIVIMIALAFGIL